One window of the Candidatus Falkowbacteria bacterium genome contains the following:
- the uvrB gene encoding excinuclease ABC subunit UvrB, with protein sequence MDFIFDSKFKPAGDQPKAIKGLVDGLKQGFRDQTLLGVTGSGKTFTMAKVIEATQRPTLIISHNKTLAAQLYGEFRQFFPHNAVHYFVSYYDYYQPEAYIPQSDTYIEKEATINEEIDRLRHAATQSLLNRRDVIIVASVSCIYGLGEKADYEALSKHLAVGQVIKRNELLLELIRLQYQRNDAEFLRGQFRVKGETVDIHLATGEAMIRVLMYGDTIEKIYLFTIVPGKQLPWAETFHNKQEYEINEVRILPAKHFMTPEERMTAAVETIREELNERLKQLTKDGKDVEAYRLQRKTNYDLEMIEQVGYCNGIENYSRHLSGRAPGLPPETLMDFFPDDYLVMVDESHVTLPQIGGMYAGDQSRKQNLIDYGFRLPSARDNRPLNFIEFNEKVKQIIYVSATPNAYEIKNSKRVVEQIVRPTGLLDPVVEVRPSKGQVPDLIKEIEATVIKGQRVLVTTLTKRMAEELSAFLQEQHIKVQYLHSEIDTLERVDILRDLRSGKYDVLVGINLLREGLDLPEVSLVAILDADMSGFLRNETSLVQTMGRAARHLEGRVVMYGDKVTPAMRYALNETKRRRKIQEAYNQKHHITPSSTTARMHDSIM encoded by the coding sequence ATGGATTTCATCTTTGACTCAAAATTCAAACCGGCCGGCGACCAGCCCAAAGCCATCAAGGGCCTGGTGGACGGCCTCAAGCAAGGTTTCCGCGACCAGACGCTTTTGGGCGTGACCGGTTCGGGCAAGACTTTCACTATGGCCAAGGTCATCGAGGCGACTCAGCGACCGACGCTCATCATCTCCCACAACAAGACCTTGGCTGCCCAGCTTTACGGCGAGTTCCGCCAATTCTTTCCCCATAACGCCGTCCATTATTTCGTCTCCTACTATGACTATTACCAGCCCGAGGCCTACATCCCTCAAAGCGATACCTATATCGAAAAGGAGGCGACCATCAACGAAGAAATCGACCGCTTGCGCCACGCTGCGACCCAATCGCTCCTGAATCGCCGCGACGTCATCATCGTGGCTTCCGTCTCTTGCATTTACGGCTTAGGCGAAAAAGCCGACTACGAAGCCCTAAGCAAACACTTGGCCGTCGGCCAAGTTATCAAGCGCAACGAGCTCTTGCTCGAGCTGATCCGCCTACAATACCAGCGCAACGACGCCGAGTTCCTGCGCGGCCAGTTCCGGGTCAAAGGCGAGACCGTCGACATCCACTTGGCCACCGGCGAAGCGATGATCCGCGTCCTGATGTATGGCGACACCATCGAAAAAATCTATCTCTTTACCATCGTCCCCGGCAAGCAATTGCCCTGGGCCGAGACTTTCCATAATAAGCAGGAATACGAAATCAATGAAGTCCGCATCCTCCCCGCCAAGCACTTCATGACGCCGGAAGAACGGATGACCGCCGCCGTCGAGACGATACGCGAAGAATTGAATGAACGCTTGAAGCAGCTGACCAAAGACGGCAAAGACGTCGAAGCCTACCGCCTTCAACGCAAGACCAATTACGACCTGGAGATGATCGAACAGGTCGGCTACTGCAACGGTATCGAGAATTACTCACGCCACCTCTCTGGCCGTGCGCCCGGACTGCCGCCCGAAACCTTGATGGATTTCTTCCCGGATGATTATCTGGTCATGGTTGACGAATCTCACGTCACGCTGCCCCAGATCGGCGGCATGTACGCTGGAGACCAATCACGCAAGCAGAATCTGATCGATTACGGCTTCCGCCTGCCTTCAGCCAGGGATAACCGCCCCTTGAACTTCATCGAATTCAACGAGAAGGTCAAGCAGATTATCTACGTCAGCGCCACGCCAAATGCCTATGAAATCAAGAATTCCAAGCGCGTCGTAGAGCAGATCGTCCGACCGACCGGTCTCTTGGATCCGGTGGTCGAAGTGCGGCCAAGCAAGGGACAGGTGCCCGACCTGATCAAGGAAATCGAGGCCACTGTAATCAAGGGCCAGCGCGTTCTCGTAACCACCCTGACCAAACGCATGGCCGAAGAATTGTCAGCTTTCTTGCAAGAACAGCACATCAAAGTCCAATATTTACACAGCGAGATTGATACCTTGGAACGGGTCGACATCCTACGCGACCTGCGTTCCGGCAAATACGATGTCCTAGTTGGCATCAACCTCCTGCGCGAAGGCTTAGACCTGCCTGAAGTATCTCTCGTTGCCATCCTTGATGCCGATATGTCCGGTTTCTTGCGCAACGAGACTTCACTGGTGCAGACCATGGGCCGTGCCGCCCGCCATCTCGAGGGACGAGTCGTCATGTACGGCGACAAGGTGACGCCGGCCATGCGCTACGCCTTGAACGAGACCAAACGCCGGCGCAAAATCCAAGAAGCCTACAACCAGAAACATCACATAACCCCCTCATCGACGACAGCCAGGATGCACGATAGCATCATGTAG